A segment of the Flavobacterium azooxidireducens genome:
TTGTCGATTATAAACGTAATTGTTTTTGTTTCGTTGGGTTGAAGTTTTATTTTTTGAAAGTCTTTCAACTCTTTAACAGGACGAACTACTGAAGCAAATTTGTCTTGAATATACAACTGAACGACTTCTTCTCCTGCAACTTTTCCGGAATTTTTTAGTTGAAATGAAAGTGTGATTTTTTCTGATTCTTTTATTTTTGAAGATGAAAGTTGAAGATTAGAATACTCAAATGTGGTATAACTCAACCCATATCCGAAGGGAAATTTAGGTGAGTTTTTTAAATCGATATACGCCGAAACATAATTGGTATGATTTTCTTCTTTTGAAGGTCTTCCGGTGTTGAAATAATTATAGTAAATGGGAATTTGTCCTTCACTCCTAGGGAAAGTCATTGGTAATTTGGCAGACGGATTATAATCGCCAAACAATACATCGGCAATGGCATTTCCGGCTTCGCTACCTAACCACCACGTATAAAGAATGGTAGGAACGTTATCGGCTGTCCAATCAAAAACAAGTGGTCTTCCGGCATTAATGAGCACGACCATTGGTTTTCCGGTGGTGTGAATGGCTTTTACTAAATCTTCTTGCACACCAGGTAATTGAATATTGCTTCGGCTTTTTGCTTCGCCGCTCATGTCCCAACGTTCACCAATGGTTAGAATAACCACATCGGCTTGTTTGGCAATGGCAATTGCTTCGTCAAAACCGGCTTTACTGTTATCTTCAAAACCGCAACCTCTGGCATAAAGCAGTTTGGTGTTTTTGCCGACTTTATTTTCTAATCCTTTCCATTGTGAAATGATGTAGGTTGAATCGACTTCTTTCACATCAATTGACCAAAAACCGTGGTTTCCTCGAGCAGGTTTTACGGCAGGACCAATAAAAGCAATGGTTTTGATTTGTTTGGAAAGCGGAAGTAAATTGTTTTCATTTTTGAGTAAAACAATACTTTTTGCGGCAATTTCACGAGCAAATTTGGTGTGTTCAGGATTGTTCAATGCCTTTTTTTGTCTTTCTGCATTGGAAAAGCAGTACGGATCATCAAACAAACCTAATTCGAATTTTTTGTATAAAATGCGTCGAACGGCATCGTCCACAAGAGCAATATCTACTTTTCCCTCGTTGACTAAAGCGGCTAAATTATAGCGATAGGCATTACTTTCCATATCCATATCGCTACCGGCTGTAATGGCTGAAAATGCTGCTTCTTTACCGTTTTTTGCATAGCCATGAGCAATCATTTCGCCGATTGAACCCCAATCGGAAACCACAAAACCTTTGAAATTCCATTTGCCTTTTAAAATATCACGTTGCAAATAGGCATTTCCGGTGGCTGGAATTCCGTTTAAGTCGTTAAAAGAGTTCATAAACGTGGCAACACCGGCATCAACAGTGGCTTTGAAAGGTGGCAAATAAGTTTCCCAAAGCATTCGTTCGCTCATATCGACGGAATTATAATCTCTTCCTCCCACAGCAGCTCCGTAGGCTGCAAAATGTTTGGAACAAGCCATTACGGCATCTAAATCGCCTAATTTTTTTCCTTGAAAGCCTTTTACACGAGCAAATGCTATTTTGGAACCTAAGTAGGTATCTTCTCCGGCACCTTCCATGACTCTTCCCCAACGTGGATCACGGCCGATATCGACCATGGGAGCAAATGTCCAGTGAATTCCATTTGCAGAAGCTTCGATTGCTGCAATTCGGGCTGATTTTTCGATGGCTTCTAAATCCCAACTGGCTGCTTCGGCCAAAGGAAGTGGAAATGTAGTTTTGTATCCGTGCACCACATCTAAACCGAAAAGTAAAGGGATTTTTAATCGGGATTGCATGGCTAATTCTTGATATTGACGCGTGTGTTGAACTCCCATCACATTGAGCATGGAACCGATTAAACCTTGTTTAATTTCTGCTTGTTTGTTTGGGTTTATGGTAACCGGACCTGTCGCACCACCATCGCCTGTATATTGATTAAGTTGACCAATTTTTTCTTCCAACGTCATTTGTTTCAAAAGATTTTCAACCTTTTGTTCAATCAATTTGTCTTGTGAAAAAGAACTAATTGAAAGTAAAATAATCAACACTAAAATTGCCTTTTTATTCATATTTGTTTTTTTAAATTTTAAACCTGACAGGTTTTAAAACCTGTCAGGTTTAGGGAAATATAGTCTTTATTTTTCAGCTATTTATTTTACATGATTAAAACATAAAAATTTAATAAACCAATGTCTGTATCGCTTTAGCCGGAATTTTTAGTTCGCTTACTTGATTATTATTACTTAATAAATAGGTTAATTCTTTATCGGATTCATTCATAACAACGGTTACTAATTCTCCGTTTGGATTTTGAAAAGTAGTGGCAATTAACTGACTTCGGCTGACCGAATTACTAATGTTTTTTGCTCCCGGTTTGATAAATTTTGAAAAATGTCCAATGAAATAATACGATGGAGTATAAATCAATTCTCCGGTTGATGTATCGCCATGAATGGGTGAAAAACAAAAGTTGCCTACGTGATTTGGTCCACCGTTTTGGTCTAATAAAATATTCCAATCGGTCCAACCTACAGTTCCGTTATTAAAATCGTGAATCATTGAACGACCGTAACGTTGTCCGTTTGCCCAAAATTGATATTTTTCGGCAGAGAATTTTTCTACACAACCTTCTGTAAACAATAGATTTTTATCGGGATACATTTGGTGTACTTTTCCAACATTTTCAAACATCGGATTTCCGCCGCTCCAATTTTCATACCAATGGAAACCAATTCCCCACACATATTTGGCCGCTTCAGGATCATCTAACACGGTGCTGGCTCTTTGCGTAAGCAAATCTCTGTTATGATCCCACACGGTGATTTTTAGGTCTTTTAATCCATTTTTATGCAATGTTGGGCCTAAATATTTTTTTAAGAAATCGCGTTCTTCTTCGGCAGTATAAATGCACGATTCCCAAATTTGAGTTGCCATTGGTTCATTTTGAATGGTTAAACCCCAAACCGGAATGCCTTCTTTTTCATAAGCCTGCACAAATTTTACATAGTAATTTGCCCACGACTGATAGAATTCTGGTAATAACTTGCCGCCTTTAAGCATATTCTTAGAATCTTTCATAAAAGCCGGCGGACTCCACGGACTAGCATAAAACGTGGTTTTACCCGCTTTTGCCATTGCTTTTTTGATTAATGGAATTTTAAAAGCTCGGTCGTGTTCGATAGAAAAAGTTTTTAATTCTTTATCACCTTCTTCTACATACGTATAGCTTCCGGAACTAAAATCGCAGCTGTGGATGTTAGTTCTAATGATGGTATAACCGATACCTTTTTCCTTATCAAAATAAGCATTCAAAAATTCTTCTTGTTTTTCTTTGGATAATTTAGCAAAAACTTCGGCACTGGCATCAGTTATTGCTCCTCCAATTCCTAAGAAAATTTGATTTTTTTTGTTTGGATGAACAAAAATGCACAATTGTGTTTCCAAAGGTTGACTGTAGGGCTTAAAAGTTTCCTGACCGGTTTTGGTCATTTTTAAGTTGGAGTCAGGTGCCGATGTATAAATTGTAACCGGTTTTGGCTGTAGATTATCTGTATTGGATTTATTCTTTGTTTGCCCGAGAACAACTGCGGAAACCAACAATAAGGCGATAGAAAATTTCATTTTGTGTTTTTTTTACTGATTATTATTTTACCAAACATACGTTCCAACTGCACCCGCATCGAGTGAAGAAGTTACCCATTTTTGGTTGAATTTAATGTTAAATGACTGGGCAATATTTCCTTCATTTAAAACAATTAATACTTTTTTTCCTTGTGGAGTTCTAAAGGCAACACTATGAATATCTCCACTTGAATTACTGTCAATTCTAACTGAACCATCCGGAACAAATTTGGAAGCATGAGCAATAATATAATAAGCAACATTTCTTGTAAAACTGCTTGAACTGTTGATAGTAATTGCTCCTTTGCAAGTTGTGCATCCTCCGGGCGTGTGTGGACCAAAAGAAGCATTGTTTGCCAAATTCCATTCTAATGCATTTTTGCTCCAATTTTTCATCGTTCCGATGATGACATTTTTTACATGCCATTTTAAATCGCCATCAAACGAACCTGTGTTAGAAGTATATTGTTCGGTGAAGTATAAATCTTTGTCAGGATGAGCAGTTTTTACTTGCGACATCGCATTAACATCACCTCCATAAAGATGAAAAGCAGAACCGGTAATATAACTTTTTGCTGCAGGATCATTTAAAACAGCAATCGGATAGCCCGGCTGATCACAATTGTGGTCATAAATAATAATTTTTGTATTAATATTTGCTGCGGCAAAAGCAGGTCCGAGGTGATTTTTA
Coding sequences within it:
- a CDS encoding glycoside hydrolase family 3 N-terminal domain-containing protein; amino-acid sequence: MNKKAILVLIILLSISSFSQDKLIEQKVENLLKQMTLEEKIGQLNQYTGDGGATGPVTINPNKQAEIKQGLIGSMLNVMGVQHTRQYQELAMQSRLKIPLLFGLDVVHGYKTTFPLPLAEAASWDLEAIEKSARIAAIEASANGIHWTFAPMVDIGRDPRWGRVMEGAGEDTYLGSKIAFARVKGFQGKKLGDLDAVMACSKHFAAYGAAVGGRDYNSVDMSERMLWETYLPPFKATVDAGVATFMNSFNDLNGIPATGNAYLQRDILKGKWNFKGFVVSDWGSIGEMIAHGYAKNGKEAAFSAITAGSDMDMESNAYRYNLAALVNEGKVDIALVDDAVRRILYKKFELGLFDDPYCFSNAERQKKALNNPEHTKFAREIAAKSIVLLKNENNLLPLSKQIKTIAFIGPAVKPARGNHGFWSIDVKEVDSTYIISQWKGLENKVGKNTKLLYARGCGFEDNSKAGFDEAIAIAKQADVVILTIGERWDMSGEAKSRSNIQLPGVQEDLVKAIHTTGKPMVVLINAGRPLVFDWTADNVPTILYTWWLGSEAGNAIADVLFGDYNPSAKLPMTFPRSEGQIPIYYNYFNTGRPSKEENHTNYVSAYIDLKNSPKFPFGYGLSYTTFEYSNLQLSSSKIKESEKITLSFQLKNSGKVAGEEVVQLYIQDKFASVVRPVKELKDFQKIKLQPNETKTITFIIDKEKLSFYNQKLDWITEPGEFEVMIGTSSADIRLNQLFELIN
- a CDS encoding glycoside hydrolase family 30 protein: MKFSIALLLVSAVVLGQTKNKSNTDNLQPKPVTIYTSAPDSNLKMTKTGQETFKPYSQPLETQLCIFVHPNKKNQIFLGIGGAITDASAEVFAKLSKEKQEEFLNAYFDKEKGIGYTIIRTNIHSCDFSSGSYTYVEEGDKELKTFSIEHDRAFKIPLIKKAMAKAGKTTFYASPWSPPAFMKDSKNMLKGGKLLPEFYQSWANYYVKFVQAYEKEGIPVWGLTIQNEPMATQIWESCIYTAEEERDFLKKYLGPTLHKNGLKDLKITVWDHNRDLLTQRASTVLDDPEAAKYVWGIGFHWYENWSGGNPMFENVGKVHQMYPDKNLLFTEGCVEKFSAEKYQFWANGQRYGRSMIHDFNNGTVGWTDWNILLDQNGGPNHVGNFCFSPIHGDTSTGELIYTPSYYFIGHFSKFIKPGAKNISNSVSRSQLIATTFQNPNGELVTVVMNESDKELTYLLSNNNQVSELKIPAKAIQTLVY